TCAGTACGCCTTACTTCTCGGTCCACTCGACGCCGGTATCCTGCCAGCTTCTTGCTTTGGCCGAGTTGATGACGGCTTCGCAGACTTTCTGGGTTTCCAGCGCGTCTTTGAACGTGGGCGAGCAGGGTTCTCCGGTTTCCAGGCTTTTCAGGAAGTCGGCTACCTGGTGGATAAAACCGTGTTCGTAGCCGATGCCCAGACCCGGCACCCACCATTTGTCCATGTAGGGCTGATCCCCATCCGTGACGTGAATCGAACGCCAGCCGCGCACCACCGACTCATCGCTGTGGTCGAAGTATTCCAGGCGGTTCAAGTCGTGCAGATCCCAGCGGATCGAAGCGTTTTCGCCGTTGATCTCCAGCGTGTACAGGGCCTTGTGGCCGCGCGCGTACCGGGTTGATTCAAATAGACCCAGCGAACCGTTTTCGAAGTGGCAGTGGAAAATACAGGCGTCGTCGATGCCCACCGGCTGCACTTTACCCGTCACGGCGTGCATCCGTTCTTTCACGAACGTTTCGGTGACGGCCGACACGTCCGTGATGCCGCCGTTGATCCACATGGCCGTGTCAATGCAGTGCGCCAGCAAATCGCCCGTTACCCCCGAACCGGCAGCTTCCACGTCCATCCGCCAGGTACCCGCACCACCCTGCGGAACGTCGGCGTTGATGGTCCAGTCCTGCAAAAAGTTGGCGCGGTAGTGGAAAATCCGGCCCAGTTTGCCCGAAGCCACAATCTGCTTCGCCAGCGTGACGGCCGGGAGACGACGGTAGTTGTACCAAACCGTGTTGGCAACCCCGGCTTTGTTGACGGCATCGACCATTTTCTGGCCTTCAGCCAGACTGCGGGCGAGCGGTTTTTCGCAGAGAATCATTTTGCCCGCTTCGGCCGCGGCAATGGCGATTTCGGCGTGGGTATCGTTCGGCGTACAGATATCGACGGCGTCGATGTCGTCGCGGGCAATCAGGGCTTTCCAGTCGGTTTCGATGGATTCGTAACCCCATTGGTCGGCAAAGGCCTGTACTTTCTCGGCGTTGCGTGAGCAAACGGCTTTCAGAACCGGCGTGTAGGCCAGATCGGGGAAGAAATTAGGAACGCGATTATAACCGTTGGAGTGCGTGCGGCCCATGAAACCGGTTCCGACCAATCCAATTCGTATTTCTTTTTTAGCTGCCATTGTTAGAGGTAACGGGTTTTACAGATGTACGGTGTTTCGTTTCGGTACCCATGGCCTGCAGGGGGCGCCCGCCGGTTTGTGGGTACCGAAACCGAAAAGGTAATTATTCACTCCAGCCGTGCTGCTCGCGAACTTTGATCATGGCCGCCAGAATGTCATTCCAGGTCTGTTGTTTATGCATGACCTCATTCGGGAACATACAGCCATCCCAGCAAATGTGTTTGAAGGCTTTGGTGAGGTTGCCGTTTTCGTCGCGCAGCCAGTAGCCGGCGTCTTTGGTGATGTCGAGTTTACCGTTCGGATCGGTGGCCAGGCAGTGGCGACCGGTTTTGTCGTGCGAGCCGGTTCCGTGCACGGTTCCGTCGTTCTGGGCAATGTGGAAGTCGATGGTCCAGGGGCGCAGGGCGGCCGTCATTTTTTTCAGACCCTCCTCCAAAGCCGCGCGGTCGCTCCAGTCGAAGTCGGCGGGCAGGATGCGGTCTTCGGGGCTGTTGTAACCCAGCATATACAGCAACGTGTGCGACATATCAGCCTGGAAGCCCATGTTCGGACGATCCACCGCCACTAGTGTGTCAATCATCGCTTTCCAGCTATGCATACCGCCCCAGCAGATTTCGCCCTCGGCCGCCAGCTTCTCGCCGTATCCGGCGGCAACATCGCAGGCTTCACGGAACGTGTCGGCAATCAGTTTGGTACTGCCCGCCGGGTCTTTCGACCAGAGTTCCGGTGAACTGGCCGAGTCGATCCGAATCACTCCGTACGGACGAATTCCGCTTTCTTTCAGCAACTGGCCGTATTCGCAGGCTTTGCGCACCATGTCGATAAACACGGCCCGGTCTTCTTTGCTGCCCAGGATGGGGCCGCCCCAGATTGGCGCCACCAGCGAACCGATGACCAGATTGTGGGCCGCTACTTTGTCGGCTAATTTTTTAGCGCCTTCCTTGGGGTCGTTGATGTCGATACTGGGGTCGAATAAGCCAACATCGACGCCGTCGAACTTCACACCGTCGACTTCCGCACCTGCCGTCAGTTCCAGCATCGTATCAATGGGAATCAGGGGTTCGGAGTCAGGGCCTTTACCCACGACACCCGGCCAGGTGGCGTTGTGGAGCTTGGGGAATGTATTTGCGCTCATGATGATTTTTTGGTTTAAGGTATTAGTGGTTGATTGGCAGTTTCGGGTAGCTGACGTGCATTGATCCGCTACCCGAAACCAGACATTATAAAACTAAATCCGGATTGCTCGGACCGAAGTGTTTCAGAATAACAATCGGATCGTTTTTAGACGGGTTGACGATGGTAACGCCTTCTTTCGCTGCTTTTTCGCTAACGAAAAATTCATCGTCTGTCAACTGGCCGTACCGGATCAGGGCGGGTGTTTCGATGTCCCAAACCCCCAGTTTGCCGTGGCCCTGCATGACAATCAAACCGTAGGCTGCGCTGTCTTTGATGGTGACGGTCTGGCCGGGCAATACCGTCAGTTCCTTGGCGCTGAAGGCGTCGGATTTGTAGCAAACCCACACTTCTCGGTATCCTTCGGCGGCCATTTCGGCTTCATCTTTTACCGGTTTCGGCACCATATACCGGTTTTTCATCATTTCCGGGTCGACGTTCAGATCCCAGTCGATGGCTTCCATCAGTTGGTCGTAATCGCCAATGCGGTCTTTCGGGGTACCGTTCCAGAGCAGTTCTTCCGGAATAATGGCTTCGTTCACCAGCGACTGGTACATGGCAAACACGTCGGACGCTTTCTGCGGCTCGTACGTACAGAGGCTGCCCGGAGCGTGCAGCAGGCCCGGCGGAACATCCCAGCCCGTTCCCGGTTCGAGCCGGTAGGCCATTGAGTAGTTCGTGATTTTGTTATCGCCTTTGGTGAAGTTTTGCAGGCATTCCTTGATGGTCTCCTTGCTGGTGCCGGGGGCGATACCGATAAAAGTGTACGGGAAATCACCGCCGTGGTTGTTCAGCTGCGGGGGGAAGTAATAAGCTTCCGGTTTGCCCAGCTGCCCAATCTGAGCCGCCTGCTCGTCGTTGTGGTGCAGGTGGTGGGGCAGAGGACCCATGTTGTCGAAAAATTTGGAATACATCGGCCAGCTACCGTATTCGTTCCACAGCCGGTCGCCGATCAACTCGCCTTTCAGTTCGTCAACGGCGTCTTTTAGCAGAAACTGCACTTCCTGGTCGCCATCCTGGAAAACAACCTGGCTCAACCCTTCGTTTTCGCCGGTCAGCGGACCGTTTTTGGCGGGCGTGGTGGACGATAACCAGCGTTCGTCGATACCACCGCGCTCTCCCCCCAGGACGTAATAATCATCGGGGTGTAACTTAATCCGGCGTCCGGGAACGCAGAAGGAGCGGGGCACCCAGGTCGGGGCCAGCCGTAAAATACCTTGTCCTTGCTCTAGTGCTTTTTCAGCTAAACTTACTTTCTCGGTTGTTTCCATGAAGGGTTCACTTTTAATCGGCTAAACTTATTTTCCTAAAAAGGACTGAATGGCGTCTTCCATACTCAAAATCTGGATTTCAACTTCATAACTCCGGCTTTCGCCCGGTTCCAGAAACAGCAACGTTTGCTGGGCGCGGGCGGCTGCCTGACCAATGGGCGGATGCGTACCCGGTTCAATGCCCGTCACGTATTCGCCTTTGCCCCAGTGCTGCCAGTTGGTCAGCCACGGTAGCTGGTCTTTCCGAAACCGCAGGGCCAGCGCAAAACCGAGGGCCGCGTTGTATAAACCGGCCGTACAGACCCCGTCCGAATCGGCGGTGGGATCGATGATTGCCACTTCCTCGCCCGCGCCGTTGTGGTCTTCCAGCGGGGCCGGGCATTTACGGAAGTCGTTGCCTTCGATAAAAATCGTGTTGTTCGGTCCCGGGTGCCGGGGTTGCCAGCTTCCCTGCCAGACGATGTCGGTTCCTTCATCGACCAGCGGCCAGCCGAAGTTGAAGTGGTACAGCAGCATGTGCGGAGCCGCCGTGTTGGCCCGGTTGATCACCTCGTCGTGAATCCGGATCGTTGGCTGACCGAGCGTGCCCGAAATCGTGCGCCGGAGTTCCAGACTGGGGCCGAACACGCGCGTCTGCCGGATGATGCCGGTAATGCTCATGTCGAACTTGCCCCGCAATGGGTCGGGCTGGATGATGGATTCGATTTCGGCCGGGAGGTTGCTGATCTCGTCGTGCAGACCACGCTGGCCGTATTCGTCGGATTCGGGACCGCCGACGTGGGTCAGGCCGCAGGTGGTCAGCAGACCGCCGGTGAAGGTACGGAGCCAGTCGATCCCCCGGTCCGACAAGGGTTGCGGGGCTGTAACGCCGATCTGGCTGATCCAGGCCAGCCCGTGCTGGTTGTAAAACGCATCGGCGATGTCCATCGCCCGGTCAATGACTACTTTGTAGCGCAGGCCCGTTCCGGTGTTGATCCAGGCAATTCGGGTGCCCCGGCCGGAGCCGTTGTCGAGAACGGCGGTTTCGATGCCGCCCCATTGCGACGGGTGGGAGAGTTTATTCTGCCAGGTTGGGGGTGTCAAATCGATACTTTTTTACAATTGCTTCAACATCAGGTTCCGGTATTGCACTTTCATCGGCGGGCCAACGTGTACCTGAACGCCCAGCATCCCTTTGGCGGCTCCGTTGACGGTATCTTCGTCGGTAACTTCGCTCATCAGCACGCCGTTGATGTAGTGTTGCAGTTTGTTGCCTTTTATAATCAGATGAAACGAATTCCAGTCTCCGCTCTTGATCAGGGTTTTCAGCGAGTCGGAGCTGCCCAGCGAACCCGTCACGTTCAAGCCGTTCCAGGCGTTGCGGCTGACGTTGGCGCGGATTCCTTCGGGCGTTGCCTGTCCGGTAAACGGTTTGATGGTGGTTTTCTGACCGCGGTAGGCCAATGTGGTTCGTTTGCGTTCTTCGTAATTCTGGCCGGTGTAATTGTTCTTGCCGTCGATGTCGGCCTGGTAACCGCGCAGGGCAAACGGAATGTCGGTAAGCTGTTCGCTACGGTAGTTGATGCCGGAGTTGCCGGATTCGGTAATGTTGAATTCGCCTTTCAATTCGAAATCAGCGGGTTGTCCGCCTTTCCAGATAATAAAGTTATTGGTTTTGAGGAGGGTTGTTGGGGTGATTTCGCCCACCAGTACACCGTTTTCGGCCCGCCAGTAGGTGGGGTCGGCGTCCCATCCATCCAAGTTCTTGCCGTTGAAGATGGATACAAACCCTTTCTCTTTTTTACTCTTTTTCCCCTGTGCCAGGCTGGTCGTTGTGACACCGCTCACTAGCAACGCGGCCAGTGTCAGCCCGACTGGAAGGAGTTTTAATCCTGTTTTTGTCAACATTGTACTGTTTGATTTTTAGCGCGTGAACGTTTGCAAAAACGAAGAACCGTAACCTCCGGCCGAAGCGGAGAGTTACGGTTCTGTTCGTTACTTATTTGCCTTTAGCGGCACCTCCATTGGTTTTATAAACTTCGTTATCCGGGTTGCCACCGGCTTTCAGGTACGCCATTAGGTCCTTCAGTTCATCCGGGTTCAGGGCGTTGATCAGGCCGGGTAACATGATGGATTCCGATGAATATTTGGTTGAGGTTACGTCTTTCTTCGGAATCTTACGGGTTTGGTCGGTTGCAAACGGGTTTTGCGAGATCGTATAGCTTACCTTATCTTCCGACAACTGGCGACCGACAACGGATTGACCGTTTTTCAGGTAATAGATCGTAGAAGCGTATTGATCAGAAACTGCTTTGTTCGGGTTGATAATGGCATCCAGAATATCCTTGTTGGAAAACCGGGTGCCGAGTTGCGTCAGATCCGGACCAACGTCTCCACCTGAACCCTGAACAGAGTGACACCGGCTGCACAGAATGGCCCCGTAGATTTTCTTACCCTGCTCGAAATTCCGGCCATTGAGGTCGTTGCCAACGGCGGCCACGGCATCATCCAACTGCCAGCGCCGACCCGGTCCTTTTGGCGCATATCCCATGGCCAGATCGTTGCCCGAAGTAGTCAGCAGCTCCGATCCTGACATTTTGTTGTATTTTTCAAACTGGTCTTTCGGAACGTGCGCTAAGGCCAGTTTGCGGGCACGGTCGATAAAACCGACGTAGCTACGGCCACCCTGGTATTTGAAGGCGTTGCCAAACCAGGTGAAGTATTTGTTCCGCAGTTCGGGCGTCCAGCCGGTTTCCTGACGGCTCAGCATCACGGCATAGTAGGTTTGTTGCAGCGGTGGTACTTTTTCCAGCATTTTGGCGATGTCTAAGCCGTACTGCGGGTTGCGCAGGATCAAGTCGGAAGAAGCCGTCGAAGGCGTTAGATTGAGCGCGTCCATTCCAGGTTCTTCTTTTTTCTCCATCAGCGCCAGCGTTTTAGCAACAACGCCCGGTGCTTCCAGGTAGATTAGGACTTTACTCAGGCCCCGGTTCAACAAGGCGGTTTTGGCCGGATAATGCGGGTTCAGGTACGCAGTGATCTTCGATTTATCACCGGCTTCGGGCGCACCCATCCGTAGGAAAATCAGTTCAAACGCGCGCAGAACATCGAATTGTTGTGATTCGGGAAGTTGAGCATAGTTTATTTTCAGCAGCGTATTGATGGCACCACTTTTGGCGTCAGCTTTGCCTTGACGGGCCAGCGCCACAATGGCCTGCGTGGCCCGTTGCGGGTTGGTTTCGGCCAGGGCTTTGGCCTGCCACTGATCAACCGGCTGGTGTTCAACGGCAATTCGGGCTGCGTAGCGCACAAAACGATCGGGGTGGCTCAAGTTCGGCCAGGCGGCATCCAGAGCGGCCGGATTCGGTTCGCCGTGGTATTGTTCGAGGCTCGTTCTAAGTTTATGCTCCGGCGTGATGTTGGCTGCCGTTGTCGCAGCCGAAGCCGATTCAGAACCGTTGTAATACACCCGGTACAGGTCGGATTCCAGCCGACGGCCGCCGGTGAGGAAGTACATGGCGCCGTCGGGGCCAATGGTACCGTCGGTCAGCGGCAGCGGTGAACCCGAGATAAATTCCTCCCGTTCGCCTTCGTACGTAGCGCCTTTCGGTTTCAGGTGAACGGAATAAATAATTCCAAAGCTCCAGTCGAAGGCATACAGGGACTGACGGTATTTTTGCGGGAATTTGGCATTCGCTCCGTAAAAGACGTTGGTTGGAGACCCCTGGCCGATGTTTAGCAACGGTGGCAGGTTATCGGGATTGCCGGGCAGCCACTTGCTGTTCCCCGTGCGCCAGCCAAATTCAGAGCCGCTCGTGATGTGACAAATCCGGGTCGGGCGGTACCAGGGCGTACCAAAATCCCACTCCATGTCCGAATCATAGGTGAACATATCACCGGCTTCGTTGAAGGCCACATCAAACTCGTTCCGGAAACCGGCTCCGATCAGTTCCCAGCGCTTTCCTTCGGGGTCGATGTTTGCCACCCAACCGCCGGGTGCCATGCGGTCGTTAGCGTGGCCGCGGGGATCTTTGATCAGTGGGAACAGGTTATCTTCCTGCCAGTTGGACGGAAGCCGATAGGCGTCCATTTTCGGAACGTCGGTGTGATTTCCGGCCACAACGTAAAGCGATTTTTTGTCGGGTGACAACACGACGCTGTGCGGACCGTGTTCGCCTTCCCCTTGCAATTCCCGCAACAGCGTAACTTTGTCAAACTGATCGTCGCCGTCGGTGTCCTGCAAACGGTATAGGCCGCTGGGTTTTGGAAAACGCTGGCTGGCCCGGTTATTAACCATAACGTACAAGCTATTGAAGGCGTAGAGTAAGCCTTGTGCGTAGCCCATACTCACCTTGGCGGTGTCGGATTTGATGTTCAGTTTTTCAATCTTGGGTTTGGCACCCGACCCGATCGGCGGTAACTCCAGACGGTATAAAGAACCATATTGATCCGAGGTAATCATGCGGCCTTTACTGTCGAAGGTCATGGCGACCCACGATCCGTTTCCGTCTTCGGACGGGCTGTAGAGGTGCTCTGCCTTAAAACCAGGCAGCAGCTTTAGCTTGTCGATTTTGGATTTGTCGGCCAGCGGATTTTTATCCGTTTCCGAAACCTGCATCGTCACCCAGGATGCTCCGAGTAGCGCCAGTGCGGAAACTGATAAAAACAACTTAACCGATCGGTACGTTGAAAACATAAGTTAATTGGGTTTATACAGTAAAAAAATGCTCGTCGACCCGAAAGCTGAGAAAAGCTGTTAACGAGTAAGTGCTATAAATTCAATGAAATGGTAAAATAGTTGATATCCTTTGAAATCATTGTCCGGCGCTGTACTGACCCGGCTAAAGATTTTGAATCGATTGGCTAGAGACGGTTAACGGGTATGGGTTTGCAGATCATATAAAGGCTGTTGTTATTTAAATAAAAGTTGATTCATACGCCTGATAAGTTAAAAGGAAGGGCTTCTTACTGATTGCCTGCCAAAGAAAGGTTCGGGCAAACCGGGTAATCGTTTGAAACCCGGCTGGTTGCCAGAGGAGCCAGCCGGGTTCGGGTCATTAAAAATGCGGAGTCAGAGCAGACTCAACCGCCGGCAGACCGTAGTAATCGTCCAGAACCGTGAAGGCATTCGGCGGGGGAACGGCCCCATCCGGGTAATAATAAGCCGCCGGATTCGCTTTAACTTCGGCGCCGTAAGCCGTGATAATTTCCTTCACCCGTCCTGTCCGGGTCAAGTCAAACCAACGTTTGTTTTCAAACGCTAGCTCGACCCGACGCTCTTTGAAGATGGCTTCGCGCATGTCCGTCTGCGACGTTGCCGTTGTTGCGGGCAAACCTGCCCGGGTGCGAACCCGGTTGAGATACGTGGCTGCTTCGGCGGTCTTTCCCTGTTCATTCAGCGATTCGGCTAAGAAAAGCAGCACTTCCGCGAACCGGTAAACTGGCCAGTTCTGGCCGGTATTGCCGTGGAGCGAGTGAGTCCGGGAGTATTTCTTGATGTAGGGAAACTTCTTATCCGTCCGCAAGCTGGTGCTTAACGTAATGTAACCAATGCTTGCATCCTTACGCTTATCGCCGGTTTCGTAGGCTCTGATCAGGTTCGGCGTTGGAATGTTATTGCTTTCCTGCGACGTAGGCTGGGTGTTGGAGGTTCCCGTCAATGGTTTCAACTCGTCTATGGTAACAGGCGAGGGGATAAACTGGTACATGA
This Larkinella insperata DNA region includes the following protein-coding sequences:
- a CDS encoding Gfo/Idh/MocA family protein, with the protein product MAAKKEIRIGLVGTGFMGRTHSNGYNRVPNFFPDLAYTPVLKAVCSRNAEKVQAFADQWGYESIETDWKALIARDDIDAVDICTPNDTHAEIAIAAAEAGKMILCEKPLARSLAEGQKMVDAVNKAGVANTVWYNYRRLPAVTLAKQIVASGKLGRIFHYRANFLQDWTINADVPQGGAGTWRMDVEAAGSGVTGDLLAHCIDTAMWINGGITDVSAVTETFVKERMHAVTGKVQPVGIDDACIFHCHFENGSLGLFESTRYARGHKALYTLEINGENASIRWDLHDLNRLEYFDHSDESVVRGWRSIHVTDGDQPYMDKWWVPGLGIGYEHGFIHQVADFLKSLETGEPCSPTFKDALETQKVCEAVINSAKARSWQDTGVEWTEK
- a CDS encoding sugar phosphate isomerase/epimerase family protein translates to MSANTFPKLHNATWPGVVGKGPDSEPLIPIDTMLELTAGAEVDGVKFDGVDVGLFDPSIDINDPKEGAKKLADKVAAHNLVIGSLVAPIWGGPILGSKEDRAVFIDMVRKACEYGQLLKESGIRPYGVIRIDSASSPELWSKDPAGSTKLIADTFREACDVAAGYGEKLAAEGEICWGGMHSWKAMIDTLVAVDRPNMGFQADMSHTLLYMLGYNSPEDRILPADFDWSDRAALEEGLKKMTAALRPWTIDFHIAQNDGTVHGTGSHDKTGRHCLATDPNGKLDITKDAGYWLRDENGNLTKAFKHICWDGCMFPNEVMHKQQTWNDILAAMIKVREQHGWSE
- a CDS encoding class I mannose-6-phosphate isomerase, whose translation is METTEKVSLAEKALEQGQGILRLAPTWVPRSFCVPGRRIKLHPDDYYVLGGERGGIDERWLSSTTPAKNGPLTGENEGLSQVVFQDGDQEVQFLLKDAVDELKGELIGDRLWNEYGSWPMYSKFFDNMGPLPHHLHHNDEQAAQIGQLGKPEAYYFPPQLNNHGGDFPYTFIGIAPGTSKETIKECLQNFTKGDNKITNYSMAYRLEPGTGWDVPPGLLHAPGSLCTYEPQKASDVFAMYQSLVNEAIIPEELLWNGTPKDRIGDYDQLMEAIDWDLNVDPEMMKNRYMVPKPVKDEAEMAAEGYREVWVCYKSDAFSAKELTVLPGQTVTIKDSAAYGLIVMQGHGKLGVWDIETPALIRYGQLTDDEFFVSEKAAKEGVTIVNPSKNDPIVILKHFGPSNPDLVL
- a CDS encoding aldose 1-epimerase family protein yields the protein MTPPTWQNKLSHPSQWGGIETAVLDNGSGRGTRIAWINTGTGLRYKVVIDRAMDIADAFYNQHGLAWISQIGVTAPQPLSDRGIDWLRTFTGGLLTTCGLTHVGGPESDEYGQRGLHDEISNLPAEIESIIQPDPLRGKFDMSITGIIRQTRVFGPSLELRRTISGTLGQPTIRIHDEVINRANTAAPHMLLYHFNFGWPLVDEGTDIVWQGSWQPRHPGPNNTIFIEGNDFRKCPAPLEDHNGAGEEVAIIDPTADSDGVCTAGLYNAALGFALALRFRKDQLPWLTNWQHWGKGEYVTGIEPGTHPPIGQAAARAQQTLLFLEPGESRSYEVEIQILSMEDAIQSFLGK
- a CDS encoding 3-keto-disaccharide hydrolase, which gives rise to MLTKTGLKLLPVGLTLAALLVSGVTTTSLAQGKKSKKEKGFVSIFNGKNLDGWDADPTYWRAENGVLVGEITPTTLLKTNNFIIWKGGQPADFELKGEFNITESGNSGINYRSEQLTDIPFALRGYQADIDGKNNYTGQNYEERKRTTLAYRGQKTTIKPFTGQATPEGIRANVSRNAWNGLNVTGSLGSSDSLKTLIKSGDWNSFHLIIKGNKLQHYINGVLMSEVTDEDTVNGAAKGMLGVQVHVGPPMKVQYRNLMLKQL
- a CDS encoding c-type cytochrome yields the protein MFSTYRSVKLFLSVSALALLGASWVTMQVSETDKNPLADKSKIDKLKLLPGFKAEHLYSPSEDGNGSWVAMTFDSKGRMITSDQYGSLYRLELPPIGSGAKPKIEKLNIKSDTAKVSMGYAQGLLYAFNSLYVMVNNRASQRFPKPSGLYRLQDTDGDDQFDKVTLLRELQGEGEHGPHSVVLSPDKKSLYVVAGNHTDVPKMDAYRLPSNWQEDNLFPLIKDPRGHANDRMAPGGWVANIDPEGKRWELIGAGFRNEFDVAFNEAGDMFTYDSDMEWDFGTPWYRPTRICHITSGSEFGWRTGNSKWLPGNPDNLPPLLNIGQGSPTNVFYGANAKFPQKYRQSLYAFDWSFGIIYSVHLKPKGATYEGEREEFISGSPLPLTDGTIGPDGAMYFLTGGRRLESDLYRVYYNGSESASAATTAANITPEHKLRTSLEQYHGEPNPAALDAAWPNLSHPDRFVRYAARIAVEHQPVDQWQAKALAETNPQRATQAIVALARQGKADAKSGAINTLLKINYAQLPESQQFDVLRAFELIFLRMGAPEAGDKSKITAYLNPHYPAKTALLNRGLSKVLIYLEAPGVVAKTLALMEKKEEPGMDALNLTPSTASSDLILRNPQYGLDIAKMLEKVPPLQQTYYAVMLSRQETGWTPELRNKYFTWFGNAFKYQGGRSYVGFIDRARKLALAHVPKDQFEKYNKMSGSELLTTSGNDLAMGYAPKGPGRRWQLDDAVAAVGNDLNGRNFEQGKKIYGAILCSRCHSVQGSGGDVGPDLTQLGTRFSNKDILDAIINPNKAVSDQYASTIYYLKNGQSVVGRQLSEDKVSYTISQNPFATDQTRKIPKKDVTSTKYSSESIMLPGLINALNPDELKDLMAYLKAGGNPDNEVYKTNGGAAKGK